In the genome of Synchiropus splendidus isolate RoL2022-P1 chromosome 13, RoL_Sspl_1.0, whole genome shotgun sequence, the window ACCCTCAAATGCAACTTGAAGGGTCACTGTAGTTGTCTTATCATTGAGGCCCAACACAAACAGTGTCTTTGAAGAAACTGAAATGTTAAATCAGAACATGAAGAATAccttacatatatatacatatatatatataaatatatatacagtatatatacacacgcacacagtggtacctcggttctcgatcacaatccgttcctgacggccgtttgagaagcaaaTGGTTCGAAATCtgacttttcccattacaatgaatggaaaaagaaatagcGCGTTcccagccttaaaatagtcttttgtagaagtgaatgtagagtgtctgctgcaggtgcgctgttcctctatgtgtgtggccgctgcatgtgggaggggttgccgagtgagtgacgtctctccagaagtgaagaggtgcccggtgcgtgtccagctctgaatgtgcgcttctgtgcagtttggctgtgacaaagtcataaaccaagtcacgctctgtcccagactcgcctcatccctgtcccagctccagcccacaacaggacatcaaaccctggagtgagcgctccaggagcacctcccctgtgacactctaccacggtacAGTgctgagacaggaaaggttttacacctcaatatgaaggaaaaacagtcagtaaatggagctaacggcacacgtctgcatacagaggctgcgttatacacaataacaaagtgcgttgtgggtcagctgatcagtccgcgcacattatgttttttccggcttttttcggcgttcgagttctggactttcgttcgaaatccgaagcaaaaaaatctctaaaattttgttcgaactctgatttgttcgaattccgggacattcaaaaaccgagataccactgtatattaaattaaatagagGCATAACGTCATCTAGAATGTTAATAAGAAAAAGAATATATGGCCAATAGAGGGCGATGTCCAACTAGTTGACAGGTTACTCTATGTTTAAACAAAGTAAGTGGAATGAAGAAAGTTTCTTCACCCTTTCCGTTCCGTTCTGgagccttctcctcctcctcctccttcacctcctccctctctttctccttcaCTACTTCCTCAGTCTTCACTTTTGCCTTCGCAATCCTCATCGGTCGGTCCAATAACAGCTCACCATTTAAGGTCAACGCTTTTGTCAAATCCATTTCCGAGGCGAGGTCCACAAATGCATGTTTCcttgaacatgaaaacatccgATTAAGCAAGTCAAAAGAAACGTATATGAAAAGGAGAACTCACCTGGAACGGTCTAATCTGACATCTTGTACCAGTAGACTCTGTGTCATTAAGTATTTCCCCAACGAATCCTTCACATTTTCATATGTGTTGTGGTAGTTGAGGTTGCCGACAAACAGACAATAACCTATGAAAAGAAGCAACAGCTTTAAATGAATGTATCTAGtcaaataaattatttacatATTGTATACATTTCATACAATACCATCATTGAGTGATTTAGTTTTCTTCAACGGCGGGGTTTGAACTTTGGGTTGGGCTTTTCGCTTCCGGTTCACTGTAGCGGAACAAACAATTCATGGACAATacttaaatgtaatttaacagACACTTTATCCAAAGCAAAGTGCATTAAGCCGTCATGGTGGCTCAAGCTCAGAAGAACgagaaccaaacacacacacaagccgtTCAAACATGTCGCACCTGGAAGGtctcaataaaataaaggacAACAACAGCAAGTATTCCCCAGAAAATAAGAAATCCGGGCCTCTATATTTATGTTGCTGCCCCCGCAACCCATACACAAGTCCGTAGCTATTCTGAGTTCTGATGGAAAGGTGCTGTCTGCCTGCATGCAAGCAAATAGACAGAAGGATAAACTCGTTGGACcatctttttaattgtttttgctTTACCTTTTTTCTTGGCTTTAACTTCCTGGTCCACTTTCTCTGAACTTATGGTGGAGGTGTCTTCTGTCATGGTGCAGTCTTCAGCGACCAACGTACGTCTGCAACAGTCAGCACAgttcatgtgtttttgtgtgtgtgtgtatgtgtgtatatatatatatatatataaacgttAATCGTGTTAACTGCATATACAAATATCAACACCACACACTCAACTTACAGTTGCAGCAAGCGAATGTCAGGAGTGTTTGAAGCTAAGTATCCGCTATCACGCCAATAACCTCAGTACTTTTAAAAAGAGCAGATTAGCACCACACGTGGGAAGCTAAAAACACTCGCATGCTAGAGTGCTAGAGGCGGTTCCCGGATCAGTGCGCATGCGCATGTACAGTCACAACTACGGATAGCGAGTTGAGGAAGAAGGAGTGTTTTCACAACACTTACAACAAAATAGTCTGGACGATTTTGTGTTATTCTCTCCGTGTTAACTAAATTTTACGTCCTGATTGAGtccttttgacttttttttagattaCACTTTTAAGAGGTGAGGTACTAGCCACTTAGCTTGAGAAGTATCGCTTCTAAGTTTCTCTTATTTTTACTTTCGCTCTGTGATATTTATCATCTTGCATTATTCGTCATGGGAATTCGCTTACAACAGCGCATCGTAAACCATACATAACTGTGAAGTCCAAAGGTTTTAGATAACGCGGCACGTTGTAAACAGGACCGATGCCAGTT includes:
- the LOC128770025 gene encoding nucleolin-like; translated protein: MTEDTSTISSEKVDQEVKAKKKVNRKRKAQPKVQTPPLKKTKSLNDGYCLFVGNLNYHNTYENVKDSLGKYLMTQSLLVQDVRLDRSRKHAFVDLASEMDLTKALTLNGELLLDRPMRIAKAKVKTEEVVKEKEREEVKEEEEEKAPERNGKVSSKTLFVLGLNDKTTTVTLQVAFEGAVNAKISHQRTVNDQRYGFVRFEDEELCKSSKEAMQDCEIDGSKVTVAFATGRAKTKGSVARPAGHGAGQTVKRRGKGKKQGPKSSEVNEKS